ACGAGCATCACGCGCTGCCCCGTATAAAATGGTATGCCCTGCAGCACCTCGTCGTAGGCGACGATCACATCTCCGGGCTTTCTCTCTTTGATTATCACCTCGGAGACCTCTTTCATGGTACGCATGGGGGCCACGATATTATAAACATCCTGCAGCCCGGAGATGAAAAGCACCGAGCAGAGAATGAGCGCGCGAACAGCCTCCTTATATCTTTTGCCTCCGCGCGAGGTATAATACCAGACCACCGCCGGCATCCCAATGAGGCCGAAGCCGGCCTTGACGGCGATCGGCCAGGCCTGCGCGGGGCTTGCGTGCTCCCCGAAGGCGGGATAGATTATCAGCCCCGCGCCGAGCAGTCCGCTCGTCAGCGCCAGCGTGAGCGGTACATATCCGTGCCACTCCCTGTCCCTGGCCATCCTCACGATATCCGCCCCGATCAGGATCGCGAGCGGCGGCAGGCAGGGGACGATGTAGGGGATCAGCTTGGAATCAGAGAAAGAGAAAAATAGAAAAATCACGGCGAACCAGAGCGCCAGATAGATGCCGGCGCGTTTTTCCTCCGCTCCCTCCGGCGAGCGCGCGACGCTCTTCTTGCTGAAGAGGGCGAAAAAGAAAGCCGTCCAGGGAACGAGGCCGAGCGGGATCATCGGGAAGAAGAACCAGAAGGGTTCATAGCGGTGGTGCATCTTCGTCGCGTAACGCAGGAAATGCTCCTGAATGAAGAAAAAGCGGAAAAAATCGGGATTATCGCGGCAGACCAGATAGAACCACGGCACGCTCACCGCGAAAAAGAGGACTATCCCCGGCAGATAGAGCGGCTTATAAAAAAGCTTCCATTGCTTTGTGAAGATAATGTAAAAAAAGATCACCGCGCCCGGCAGCACCACGCCGATAAGCCCCTTCGTCAGCAGCGCCATCGCGCAGGCGAAATAGAAAAGCAGATAATACTTTTTTTCTTCCTTGACGTGCGCGGCGTAGAAAGAGGCGAAGGCGAGCGTGAGGAAAAAAGAGAGCGGCATATCCGTGATATTGATCGTGCCGATCGCGAAATAGAGCAGCGAAGTCGCCGTCACCACCCCCGCGATAAAGCCGGCGATCCGCCCGTAAATAAAGGCCCCGAGCATCCCCGTCGCCAGCGCCCCCGCGAGCGCGCAGAGCGCCGTGCCGATACGCGCGGCAAATTCGTTCTGCCCGAAGATATGGAAGCTGGCGGCGTTCATCCAATAGAGAAAGACGGGCTTTTCAAAATATTTTACGTAGTTCAGCATCGGCGTGATGTAATTGCCGGATTCGATCATCTCGCGCGGTATCTCCGCGTAGCGTCCCTCGTCGGGCTCCATCAGCGGGTAAGAGCCGAGCGGGACTATATACAGGAGGACCAGCGCCGCGGCGATGGCGATAAAGAAAATATTCCGTTTTGAGATGGATGAAAGCATATATGACCGTACCTTTCTCTGCCGTTACAAAATATCTGGCGTATTTTACATTCAAAATCGTCATTTCTATACAACTTTAAAACTATATCATATACGGCGCGGCAAATGTTTAAGAGAATATTAAACGGCGCGGCCAAATGTAACGGTAATGTAAAAATACCGCCTGGGGCTCACACGTTACCTTCGCCGAAGCGGCCGGCCGCAGAGGAAATTATAAACTCCCAGGTACAACAAAAGTACAACAAAAAGAGGAGGCGTCAGCCTCCCCTCAGTTGAGCGGTCATTGATAGCTTCTATAACTTTATTATGCCTTCGGTTTCTTTACATTCTCCTGCGCCTCTTCGATGCCGCTGAGGATGCCGCGCTCGCTCGGCGTGCCGGGGACGAGGTTGTCGCAGATCGCCGCGAGTATCCCCGCGACCGCCATCGGCGTCTTAAGGACGGCCCATATCATACCGCCGAAGGTCGTGCCGAAAAGTCCCGTGAAAAGCGCCTGATTCGGTTCCACCCATCCGGGGAGGCCGAGCGCCATCAGGAAGGCGAAGCCGACGATGAGCACGTTGCGCTGGCTGCCCATATCGGCGCGCATGAGGTTCTGGATGCCGAGAGCGCCGATCGTGCCGAAGAGCGTGATATAGGCGCCGCCGATGACCGGCGAGGGCATCGTGGCGATCAGCGCGCCGAGCTTGCCGATCAGCGAAAGCAGGATCAGGATCACCGCGCCGGCGCGCACGACATGGCGGCTCGCGACGCCCGTGAGGCCGATAAGGCCGATATTTTCCGTGTACGAAGTAGTGCCGACCGAGCCGAGTATCCCCGAAAGCGCGCAGCACATGCCCTCCGCGCCGATGCCGCGGTTTATCTGCTCCGGCGTCGGGTCGTCGATGCCCGCCGCGTAGGAGCAGTTATGATAGTCGCCGATCGATTCGATCATCACGCAGAAAAAGCCCGCGGCGATCGCGCCGACCGCGAGGCCCGAGAACTTAGGCACGCCCCAGGGCATGAACAGCCTGTAGCGGAGCCACGGCGCGTCATAGACGCTCTGGAGGTTGATATAGGCGGGATGGCCCGGCGCGAAGACGCCGCTCACGGAGAGCGCGAGACAGAGCAGATAGGCGATCACGATCGAGCCGAGCACGGCGAAAATATTGAAATACTTGTTCTTAGAGACGAGGCTGAAGAAAAAGACCATCACGACGACGAGCAGCGAGACGGGCCAGAAATTCGCCGCGTTGAACTGGATCGCCGTCGGCGCGAGCGAAAAACCGATCGCCATGATCGTCGGGCCGATGACGACGGGGGTGATGATCTTCCTGATGCGGCCGATAAGCTTGCTGTAACCGAGCAGCGAGAGCACGATGCCGCCTACGACGAGCGCGCCGCCGACATACTGCATGATCACGTCGGGGCCGAGGCTCTTATAGGCGCCGATGATCGTCATGATGGGGGGAATAAAGCTGAAGCTGGAGCCCTGCACGATCGGCAGCCCCGAGCCGAGCTTCGGGTGTGTCTGGATGAGCGTGGCTATACCCATGCTGAAATAGACGCAGCCGATGAAAGCGCCGATCTGCTGTGTAGTCATGCCCATCGCGGGGCCGAAGATGAGGGGGACGAGGGTGGTCGCTCCGAAAAGCGTGAGAACATGCTGCGCGCCGGCAAGAATAAGTATCGGCGTCGGCGGACGGTCGTCGATCCCGTAAATCAGTTTTTTCTTAGCCATGTTGCACCTCCGTAAAAATTTTTTTGCAATCGGTTGCAAAATTATGCCGCAAAATATTATAGGGGATTTTGCGTAAAATGGCTAGTGCCGGGTAATTTTGGAGGAAGGGTAAATCGCTGTTTATCTTTAACTTCCAATCGTGTAAATCGGCGTTTAGACGTGCCGGATGCTAAATAACTTGCCCTCTGAGTACCGGAGCCGTATTGGTCATACGGCGAGGACACTCAGAGGGCAAGTTATGACGCAGACGGCGCGTATAAACGCCGATTTACAGGTTTAAGGAAGAGGGCCGTCCCAGAACCGCGGCACTCCGATGGTATAGCCTATCGTGAAACCGCCGTCATCGTCGTAGACGAATACCAGTTTGCTGCTGAAGTTGTTCGTCGGGATGGACAGCGCCGCGCCCACCTCCCAGCGGCTGTCGGCGTTCTTCCAGTCGTACATGGTCTGTCCGTAGTTGCCGAATATCTCCACGTTCACTCCGCCCCACCACGAGCGGGTGAATACTCGTTCTATTCCAAGGTGGAGCCAGTAAGCCTGGTCCCCTACCAGCGGGTGCTGCCCGAGGCTGTAGAGCTCTTCGCGCGTGCCGAGCATCGCCGCGTAGGCGAGGCTGTCGGCATCTCCCGTTTTGAGGCCGCCGGCAAAGATCACCTTACCCATCTTCAGGAATGGGACGTAGGTACGGAATTGGGTGTTCGAGACCACGTTATGATCTATCGGGAACCAGAGGTCGCTCATAACGACCATCCCCTTCGTCGGCAGTATAGGGTCGTCAAGCGTGTTGAAGCTGAACGTAAAGTATGGGCCGTGATCGTTGATCGTATCATTGCCGAGCGAGGTGACGCGCTGCGCTCCGTAGCCGAGGCCTACGCGCAAACGTCCGTTTAGCTTTTTGTACCAGGCGGCTTTTGCCGTATACCGCTCAAATTCGGCGTTCCCGTAATTATATGGCTCGTACTCTTCCCGGCGTCCCGCGAGCACGAGTCCCCACTGGGAATCTTTCTCGTCCTCCACCGTGAAGTAGCGCATCATCGCGCCCCAGGTGGTGCCAAAGCGGAACTCGAGCGAGGCGGAATCTCCCGCCATGAGGGTGTCGTGCACCACCGCGGAGAGCGAGATCCAGCGATTCCAGTAAAGGTTGCTCGCATATCCGTCTACGCCAAATTCATATTTCGCGGGCCGTTCTAT
The window above is part of the Cloacibacillus evryensis DSM 19522 genome. Proteins encoded here:
- a CDS encoding phospholipid carrier-dependent glycosyltransferase codes for the protein MLSSISKRNIFFIAIAAALVLLYIVPLGSYPLMEPDEGRYAEIPREMIESGNYITPMLNYVKYFEKPVFLYWMNAASFHIFGQNEFAARIGTALCALAGALATGMLGAFIYGRIAGFIAGVVTATSLLYFAIGTINITDMPLSFFLTLAFASFYAAHVKEEKKYYLLFYFACAMALLTKGLIGVVLPGAVIFFYIIFTKQWKLFYKPLYLPGIVLFFAVSVPWFYLVCRDNPDFFRFFFIQEHFLRYATKMHHRYEPFWFFFPMIPLGLVPWTAFFFALFSKKSVARSPEGAEEKRAGIYLALWFAVIFLFFSFSDSKLIPYIVPCLPPLAILIGADIVRMARDREWHGYVPLTLALTSGLLGAGLIIYPAFGEHASPAQAWPIAVKAGFGLIGMPAVVWYYTSRGGKRYKEAVRALILCSVLFISGLQDVYNIVAPMRTMKEVSEVIIKERKPGDVIVAYDEVLQGIPFYTGQRVMLVGNPGELEYGSKQPLEYGSKRPEGEGWFLSKEEFMRQWHAREKRFILVVKNGGRFEELFPRGDTGTAEKIERGKYVILFYREEPTK
- a CDS encoding uracil-xanthine permease family protein, whose amino-acid sequence is MAKKKLIYGIDDRPPTPILILAGAQHVLTLFGATTLVPLIFGPAMGMTTQQIGAFIGCVYFSMGIATLIQTHPKLGSGLPIVQGSSFSFIPPIMTIIGAYKSLGPDVIMQYVGGALVVGGIVLSLLGYSKLIGRIRKIITPVVIGPTIMAIGFSLAPTAIQFNAANFWPVSLLVVVMVFFFSLVSKNKYFNIFAVLGSIVIAYLLCLALSVSGVFAPGHPAYINLQSVYDAPWLRYRLFMPWGVPKFSGLAVGAIAAGFFCVMIESIGDYHNCSYAAGIDDPTPEQINRGIGAEGMCCALSGILGSVGTTSYTENIGLIGLTGVASRHVVRAGAVILILLSLIGKLGALIATMPSPVIGGAYITLFGTIGALGIQNLMRADMGSQRNVLIVGFAFLMALGLPGWVEPNQALFTGLFGTTFGGMIWAVLKTPMAVAGILAAICDNLVPGTPSERGILSGIEEAQENVKKPKA